A section of the Pimelobacter simplex genome encodes:
- a CDS encoding WD40/YVTN/BNR-like repeat-containing protein: protein MTTILMVGTRKGLWVGTSADRVDWTFTGPHHDMEEVYSCLVDTRGATPRLFAGASSSWLGPQLRWSDDLGATWQETPNGAIRFPEGAGATVERIWQLVPGVGEGVLHAGTEPGAVFTSTDGGASFRLEEGLWNHPHRPEWDAGFGGQAFHTVLPHPTDGRSLTAALSTGGVYQTRDGGQSWAPRNHGIRADFLPEDQRYPEFGQCVHKVTRHPSRPERLYAQNHGGVYRSDDEGGSWTSIGDSLPSDFGFPIVVHPHRPDTVWVFPLGGGDRRYPPEAQPRVWRSDDAGETWTAYGTGLPDAFYVGVMRDAMCADSHDPAGLYLGARNGSVWASADDGETWRQIAADLPDVMSVKVGVA, encoded by the coding sequence ATGACCACGATCCTGATGGTGGGCACCCGCAAGGGCCTGTGGGTAGGTACGTCGGCCGACCGGGTCGACTGGACGTTCACCGGGCCGCACCACGACATGGAGGAGGTCTACTCCTGCCTCGTCGACACCCGCGGCGCCACGCCCCGGCTGTTCGCGGGCGCCTCGTCGAGCTGGCTCGGGCCGCAGCTGCGCTGGTCCGACGACCTCGGCGCGACCTGGCAGGAGACCCCCAACGGCGCGATCCGCTTCCCCGAGGGCGCCGGGGCGACCGTGGAGCGGATCTGGCAGCTCGTGCCGGGGGTCGGCGAGGGCGTGCTGCACGCCGGCACCGAGCCGGGCGCGGTCTTCACCTCGACCGACGGCGGCGCGTCGTTCCGGCTCGAGGAGGGCCTCTGGAACCACCCGCACCGCCCCGAGTGGGACGCCGGCTTCGGCGGCCAGGCCTTCCACACCGTGCTCCCGCACCCCACCGACGGACGCTCGCTCACCGCGGCGCTCTCGACCGGTGGCGTCTACCAGACGCGCGACGGCGGGCAGTCCTGGGCGCCGCGCAACCACGGCATCCGTGCGGACTTCCTGCCCGAGGACCAGCGCTACCCGGAGTTCGGCCAGTGCGTGCACAAGGTCACCCGGCACCCCTCCCGCCCCGAGCGGCTCTACGCCCAGAACCACGGCGGCGTCTACCGCTCCGACGACGAGGGCGGCTCGTGGACCTCGATCGGCGACAGCCTGCCCAGCGACTTCGGCTTCCCGATCGTCGTGCACCCCCACCGGCCCGACACCGTGTGGGTCTTCCCGCTCGGCGGCGGCGACCGCCGCTACCCGCCCGAGGCGCAGCCCCGGGTCTGGCGCTCCGACGACGCCGGAGAGACCTGGACCGCCTACGGCACCGGCCTGCCCGACGCCTTCTACGTCGGGGTGATGCGCGACGCGATGTGCGCCGACAGCCACGACCCGGCCGGGCTCTACCTCGGCGCCCGCAAC
- a CDS encoding EamA family transporter, producing the protein MQTDRPTHGPPLGVAVGLVILGICSVQLGAGFAKRLFTDIEPNGVVWLRLATSAVVLLLWARPRLRGRSRTDWIIAARYGLCLGAMNWGIYQSFSRIPIGVAVTIEFIGPLLLAAIGFRRPRDLGWVALAALGVLLLGFERGHLDPLGVAYAVLAGAAWAGYILSSAATGRRWEGIDGLAIASLVAVVALSPLLLTVDDAALGDQRILLLGAAVGLLSSVIPYSAELAALRTLPPATFGILMSMEPAAAALAGLAVVGESLAPVQWAAIACVVVASVGATRATRRMVHPDAAAG; encoded by the coding sequence GTGCAGACCGACCGCCCCACCCACGGCCCGCCGCTGGGTGTGGCGGTCGGTCTCGTCATCCTCGGCATCTGCTCGGTCCAGCTCGGCGCCGGCTTCGCCAAGCGCCTGTTCACCGACATCGAGCCCAACGGCGTCGTCTGGCTCCGCCTCGCCACCAGCGCCGTCGTCCTGCTGCTGTGGGCCCGGCCCCGCCTGCGCGGACGCAGCCGCACCGACTGGATCATCGCCGCCCGCTACGGCCTGTGCCTGGGCGCCATGAACTGGGGCATCTACCAGTCGTTCTCCCGCATCCCCATCGGCGTCGCGGTCACCATCGAGTTCATCGGCCCGCTCCTGCTCGCCGCGATCGGGTTCCGCCGGCCGCGCGACCTCGGCTGGGTCGCCCTGGCCGCCCTCGGCGTGCTCCTGCTCGGCTTCGAGCGCGGCCACCTCGACCCCCTCGGCGTCGCGTACGCCGTCCTGGCCGGAGCCGCCTGGGCCGGCTACATCCTCTCCAGCGCCGCCACCGGACGCCGCTGGGAAGGCATCGACGGCCTCGCCATCGCCAGCCTCGTCGCCGTCGTCGCGCTCTCCCCCCTCCTGCTCACCGTCGACGACGCCGCCCTGGGCGACCAGCGCATCCTCCTGCTGGGCGCCGCCGTCGGCCTGCTCAGCTCGGTCATCCCCTACAGCGCCGAGCTCGCCGCCCTGCGCACCCTGCCCCCGGCCACCTTCGGCATCTTGATGAGCATGGAGCCGGCCGCCGCCGCCCTGGCCGGCCTCGCGGTCGTCGGGGAGTCCCTCGCCCCCGTCCAGTGGGCCGCCATCGCCTGCGTCGTCGTGGCCAGCGTCGGCGCCACCCGGGCGACCCGCCGGATGGTCCATCCGGACGCCGCAGCGGGGTGA
- a CDS encoding ATP-binding protein, with protein MRSPRLVSRTAERARLHTALDGLRAGHGGLWVLRGDPGVGKSRLAGALAAEAADAGLEVLSGRAVPSGTPTPLRPLGEALLAWLRTHEVPDDRLLAPYLPTLARLAPQLGAVAPDGASSVMLLGEGLLRLARAVEAPGMLLVIEDLHWADPETLALVEYLGDNAREVPLAVVTTCRLHESPAANELVTALEWRRSAELVEVAPLADEDVAAVAIACLGSAPPAEVVAWLQRYSAGYPLLVEEMLADLHDAGVLAQAPGDGAWTLAGPLPVLVPRPFVRSVEGRLAEVGEHARQVATAAAMLGPELDWRLLAAALDLSGTEVAAALHELRGQRLVVPVTAERFAFRHALTREAVLTGLLAPERARLAGLLAAALAEGAEGAEDHLRLAELYEAAGDDERAVALWLATARDAIGRGALVSAGEALGRALARCEPGSPLETEVREAEVEVHALAGDVPQALAAGEVLTAELAGAPGRLAAVRLRLARALLAGGRWDEAEAMLAAAAGHDPAAEEVLAARLALGREDDVAAAERAAAALAAVGEDRPEIACEAWEVLGRAARARDYVAAEDAFEAGFRLADAHDLALWRCRLLAALGSLDLAARRPVEDRLVAARRAALDAGAIGTAARIEIELNLVRIRYLDLDEAMAAVDNAITMMTRLRLPDLATAYLLRAATHGLAARTDAMEADVAVALGLPMDEGVRAVGVPGHIRSFVALAHARYDEARAELGLAMTHHRRSPSMPFSLRGFWALLETALTGDGAAAREEVRTGPQANSPHNWFALRYADAIALGRSGDAAEAERVFADAEWGLPGREPWPELHARFLVAVAAARDGWGTPEAWFRHVLDGLVGYGLTEAASACRVAMREAGFAVPRKSAGAERLPPHLQRLGVTARERDVLVLVAEGLQNKQIADRLYLSVRTVETHVARLLQRTGAAERGELAAHLVPPTA; from the coding sequence GTGCGTTCCCCCCGGCTCGTGTCCCGCACTGCCGAGCGCGCGCGCCTGCACACCGCCCTCGACGGGCTGCGCGCGGGGCACGGCGGGCTCTGGGTGCTGCGCGGCGATCCCGGGGTGGGCAAGTCGCGGCTGGCCGGAGCGCTCGCCGCCGAGGCCGCGGACGCCGGGCTGGAGGTGCTCTCGGGCCGCGCCGTCCCCTCCGGTACGCCGACCCCGCTGCGCCCGCTCGGCGAGGCCCTGCTCGCGTGGCTGCGCACCCACGAGGTGCCCGACGACCGGCTGCTGGCGCCCTACCTGCCCACGCTGGCCCGGCTGGCCCCCCAGCTCGGCGCGGTCGCCCCCGACGGCGCGTCCTCGGTGATGCTGCTCGGCGAGGGCCTGCTCCGGCTCGCCCGGGCGGTCGAGGCGCCCGGGATGCTGCTGGTGATCGAGGACCTGCACTGGGCCGACCCCGAGACGCTGGCGCTGGTGGAGTACCTCGGCGACAACGCCCGGGAGGTCCCGCTGGCCGTCGTCACCACCTGCCGGCTGCACGAGTCGCCGGCGGCCAACGAGCTCGTCACCGCGCTGGAGTGGCGCCGCTCGGCAGAGCTCGTCGAGGTCGCCCCGCTGGCCGACGAGGACGTCGCCGCGGTCGCGATCGCGTGCCTCGGGAGCGCGCCGCCGGCCGAGGTGGTCGCCTGGTTGCAGCGCTACAGCGCCGGCTACCCGCTGCTGGTCGAGGAGATGCTCGCCGACCTGCACGACGCCGGGGTGCTCGCGCAGGCTCCCGGCGACGGTGCCTGGACGCTGGCCGGGCCGCTGCCGGTGCTCGTGCCGCGCCCGTTCGTGCGCTCGGTCGAGGGCCGGTTGGCCGAGGTCGGCGAGCACGCCCGCCAGGTCGCCACGGCTGCCGCGATGCTGGGGCCCGAGCTCGACTGGCGGCTGCTCGCCGCGGCGCTGGACCTGTCCGGGACCGAGGTGGCGGCGGCGCTGCACGAGCTGCGGGGCCAGCGGCTCGTCGTACCGGTGACGGCGGAGCGGTTCGCCTTCCGGCACGCGCTCACCCGCGAGGCCGTGCTGACCGGACTCCTCGCACCCGAGCGCGCCCGCCTCGCGGGGCTGCTGGCCGCGGCGCTGGCCGAGGGGGCCGAGGGCGCCGAGGACCACCTGCGCCTCGCCGAGCTGTACGAGGCGGCCGGTGACGACGAGCGCGCGGTCGCGCTGTGGCTGGCCACCGCCCGGGACGCGATCGGCCGCGGGGCGCTGGTCAGCGCCGGCGAGGCGCTGGGCCGGGCGCTGGCCCGGTGCGAGCCCGGCAGCCCGCTGGAGACCGAGGTCCGCGAGGCCGAGGTCGAGGTGCACGCGCTCGCCGGTGACGTCCCGCAGGCGCTGGCGGCCGGCGAGGTGCTGACCGCGGAGCTCGCCGGTGCGCCGGGCCGGCTGGCCGCCGTACGGCTGCGACTGGCGCGGGCGCTGCTGGCCGGGGGACGCTGGGACGAGGCCGAGGCGATGCTCGCCGCGGCCGCGGGCCACGACCCGGCCGCGGAGGAGGTCCTCGCCGCGCGGCTCGCCCTGGGTCGCGAGGACGACGTCGCGGCCGCCGAGCGGGCCGCGGCCGCGCTCGCCGCGGTGGGGGAGGACCGCCCCGAGATCGCCTGCGAGGCGTGGGAGGTGCTCGGCCGGGCGGCCCGGGCCCGCGACTACGTCGCCGCCGAGGACGCCTTCGAGGCGGGCTTCCGGCTCGCCGACGCCCACGACCTGGCGCTGTGGCGCTGCCGCCTGCTCGCGGCGCTCGGCTCGCTCGACCTCGCCGCGCGCCGGCCGGTCGAGGACCGGCTCGTGGCGGCCCGGCGGGCCGCGCTCGACGCGGGTGCGATCGGGACCGCGGCCCGGATCGAGATCGAGCTCAACCTGGTCCGGATCCGCTACCTCGACCTCGACGAGGCGATGGCGGCGGTCGACAACGCGATCACGATGATGACCCGGCTGCGGCTGCCGGACCTCGCCACGGCGTACCTGCTGCGGGCGGCGACGCACGGCCTGGCCGCGCGCACCGACGCGATGGAGGCCGACGTCGCCGTGGCGCTCGGTCTGCCGATGGACGAGGGGGTGCGCGCGGTCGGCGTCCCGGGCCACATCCGCTCGTTCGTCGCCCTCGCCCATGCCCGGTACGACGAGGCGCGGGCCGAGCTCGGCCTCGCGATGACCCACCACCGGCGCTCGCCGAGCATGCCGTTCTCGCTGCGCGGGTTCTGGGCGCTGCTGGAGACCGCCCTCACCGGTGACGGTGCCGCCGCCCGCGAGGAGGTCCGCACCGGCCCACAGGCCAACAGCCCGCACAACTGGTTCGCGCTCCGGTACGCCGACGCGATCGCGCTCGGCCGGTCCGGGGACGCGGCCGAGGCGGAGCGGGTCTTCGCCGACGCCGAGTGGGGACTGCCCGGCCGCGAGCCCTGGCCCGAGCTCCACGCCCGGTTCCTCGTCGCCGTGGCCGCCGCCCGCGACGGTTGGGGGACGCCGGAGGCGTGGTTCCGCCACGTGCTCGACGGCCTGGTCGGCTACGGCCTGACCGAGGCGGCGTCGGCCTGCCGGGTGGCGATGCGCGAGGCCGGCTTCGCGGTGCCGCGCAAGTCCGCCGGTGCGGAGCGGCTCCCGCCCCACCTGCAGCGGCTCGGCGTCACCGCCCGCGAGCGCGACGTCCTCGTGCTGGTCGCCGAGGGGCTGCAGAACAAGCAGATCGCCGACCGGCTCTACCTCTCCGTGCGCACCGTCGAGACCCACGTCGCCCGGCTCCTCCAGCGCACCGGCGCCGCCGAGCGCGGCGAGCTGGCCGCGCACCTGGTGCCCCCTACGGCGTGA